TTAACGGTTACTTTTTCTTACCCAACTACCCTACCGAGGTTGCTGCTATTGGGTTCGACCGAACTGGCACTACGCGAATAGGTCGCTACGTTATAAACCACTCGTTTCAGCTATCGGGCTTTATAACCACTTTTGTATCGATAGCCGTGGGTTACCTTATCGTCACATTATTATATTGATAGAGTTTTATTAATTTCACAATACTATTTTATCTAAAACAAATTCACTATGAACGAACAGAAATTTAGAACAGAGTCCGACCTGTTAGGCGAACTCAAAGTACCAGCAGATGCGCTGTATGGAGTACAGACACAGCGAGGCATTAACAATTACCACATTTCTCGCAAGACCATGTCGATGTACCACGACTTCATAAAGGCTATTGCCTATGTAAAACTCGCAGCAGTTGAGACAAATCACACGCTTGGTGTTATCAATGATGAGATAGCAAGCGCCATTGCTCAGGCCTGTCGCGAAATTATCGATGGCAAGTGGCACGATGACTTCCCCATTGACATGGTGCAAGGTGGCGCAGGCACATCGGTAAACATGAATGCGAATGAGGTGATAGCCAACCGCGCGCTGGAGATTATGGGACACGAAAAGGGTGATTACCAGTACTGTTTGCCAAATGACCACTGCAACTGTGGACAATCAACGAATGATGTTTATCCAACTACAATTCGCTTGGCACTCATCCACATGAACAAGAGTCTGATAGCAGCACTCACTGGACTTATCAGTGCTTTCCGCTACAAAGGCGACGAGTTTAAGGATGTCATCAAGATGGGGCGCACGCAGTTGCAGGACGCAGTGCCTATGACCAGCGGACAGGAATTCAATGCCTACGCTAACAACTTGGAAGAAGAAATACTGAACTTAGAGCGTAATGTAAAACTGCTGCATGAAATTAACATGGGCGGAACTGCTATAGGCACCGGACTGAATGCCGTTCCGGGATTTGCTAAACTGTGTGCGGCCAACCTGTCGAAACTGACGGGCGAGGCCTTCGTGTCGGCAGCAGACTTGGTAGAGGCAACACCTGATACGGGGGCCTATGTAAGTTACTCATCGGCATTGAAGCGACTGGCCATAAAACTGAGCAAAATTTGTAACGACCTTCGCCTGATGGCATCTGGTCCACGGTGTGGACTGAATGAAATCAACCTGCCGCCAAAGGCTCCTGGATCAAGTATCATGCCTGGTAAAGTGAACCCAGTCATTCCCGAGGTGGTCAACCAAGTGTGTTTTAAGGTTATTGGCAACGATACCACAGTTTCTTTCGCTGCAGAGGCTGGTCAGTTGCAACTCAACGTGATGGAACCCATTATCACCGAGTCGCTCTTCGAAAGTCTGATTTGGCTGAAGAATGCCATCGAGACTCTAACTGAGGAGTGCGTACTGGGCATCACGGTCAACCGCGAACGCTGTTTGGAAATGGTAAAGAACTCCATCGGCATCGTGACCGCCTTGAATCCTTATATAGGCTATAAGACCTCAACGAAGGTGGCAAAGGAAGCACTTGACACCAATCGTTCCGTTTATGACATTGTGCTTGAAAAAGGCTTAATGACGCAAGAGGCACTCGATGAAGCCCTTAATCCAAGAAATATGCTGGCATCATCACGTATCAATCAGACAAATAACAAATAAACTAGTAATTAAAGAGGCCTAAGCGAGTTTATTGATCACTCTATCTGTTAAGATATTTATACTTTATAATAGTATAGCCCGAGAAGGTATGATTCAACTCTCCTTCTCGGGCTAACTGTTTTACGATAAAACTCATGTAAAAAATCTTATTCTTTCTTTGGAAACGCTTCGCCATCTTCAAATACCTTCAGCGTGCGAAGAATTGTAGGATCGCCAGCATTCAGATATTCAATCCAAGGCTGTTCATCCAGTACATTATAGATAAGACGGCTAATGAGAAAACGTTGTAGCAGATTGTAAGAACGCTGAATGAGCAGATTGCGTCGCTTCAATCCCTGACGGTCGGCATAGGCAACAAATTTCTCCACAATATTTTGGCGTTTCAGATATTTCTCCAAAGAAATTCGGTCGGTATAGGCTGAAAGTTCTTGACGATAATCATCGGTATAATCGTAGCAGAACTGAAGCACAAGACCTGACATGGTAGCCTCTTTATAATATGATGTATAGGCTGTCGTATCTTCACCCACAAAGATATCAGGTGTGATACCACCTCCTCCATATACTATGCGTCCATTGGTTGTTTTATACTCGCGGCCAGTATGCTTAATACTATCCTGCGAGAAGAATTCACCATGCTGATAGCGCATCATCAAGTCTTCCTCATAGTTCTTGTCCTGCCCATGAGTATAGGGTTTCTGAATACATCTGCCCGAGGGCGAATAGTAACGGGCAATCGTGAGCCTAATCATAGATCCATCGTTGAACTCGATAGGTTGTTGGACAAGACCTTTACCAAACGAGCGACGCCCCACAATAGTTCCTCTGTCATTATCCTGAATGGCACCTGCAAGAATCTCACTTGCTGAAGCTGACCCTTCATCGATAAGTACCACCAGTGGGATGTTCTGATAACTGCCACGACCATCAGAGCGATATTCCTGGCGAGCAGAACGGCGTCCTTCAGTGTAAACAATCAAACGGTTCTTTGGTAAGAACTCATTGGCTATCTGTACGGCTGAACCAAGATAGCCACCTGTATTGCCGCGAAGGTCTATAACGAGATTTTCAAAATCGTCCTGAGACAACTGAGCCAAAGCGATAAGCAATTCTGGATAGGTGTTTTCACCAAAATTTTTGATGCGTACATAGCCTGTTTTCTCGTCAAGCATATAAACTGCATTCACGCTCTTCATGGGAATCTCGCCACGGGTCACTGTTATATAGCGAACACCTTTAACTCCACGACGCACGATGCCTAATTTAACCTTTGTGTCCTTAGGTCCTTTAAGACGATGCATAGCCTCTTCATTGGTAAGATTTTTACCCACGAAAGCAGAATCATCAACTTCGATAATCTTATCACCGGCCAACACGCCTGCACGATCGGAAGGTCCGTTCTTAATCACATTCTGTACGCGAAGCGTGTCTTTTCGAATCACAAACTCAATACCTACACCCGAAAAAGAACCACGCAGGTCGTCCTCGGCTATCTGTTTGTCTTTTGCCGAAATATAAACCGAATGAGGATCTAATTCAGAAAGTAATTGAGGCATAGCTTTCTCTACCAAATCATATATGTTGACCGTATCTACATATTGGTCATCGACTATATGTAGCAAGTTGTTCAGCTTGTTGGTACCTGAATTGATGATGTTGAGTCGGTTGCCCCCAAAATGGTTGGCATAGAAAGTACCAATCAGAATACCTACAGCTGCGCTCAATGCCAACCAAAGCGGAGAAAAATGTTTTTGCTTATCCATAGCTCTTCAATATAACAATTACTCTATAAAAGAGAAGAATTCCTTAAATTTTAATCATTGCCAAGGTAAACAACTTCAATACCAGCTCTTTCAAGCAAGTCGATGCCATCGGTAAGCCGATATTTCTCACCGTAAACCACACGTTTAATGCCTGCCTGAATAATGAGTTTGGCGCACTCAATACAGGGTGAAGCTGTAATGTAAATGGTTGCACCATCACTATTATTATTGGAACGTGCCAGTTTCGTTATAGCATTGGCCTCGGCATGTAACACATAAGGCTTTGATACATTATTCTCGTCCTCACAGATATTTTCAAAACCTGTTGGAGTACCGTTGTAACCATCGCTGATGATCATTTTGTTTTTTACGACCAAAGCCCCTACTTGCCTTCTCTTGCAATAGGAATTCTCTGCCCAGATGCGGGCCATACGCAGATAGCGTTCGTCGAGTTTAGTTTGTTTTTCGATTGAGTCCATTTCTTTCCAGTAATGCATCAATGGTAGGTTCACTACCACGAAAACGTTTATATAAAGTCATTGGATGTTCAGTTCCTCCCTTGGACAAAATATTTTGTCGGAACCGGTCGGCTGTCTTTTGGTCAAAGATTCCATTTGCCTTGAACA
The sequence above is a segment of the Prevotella sp. E9-3 genome. Coding sequences within it:
- a CDS encoding S41 family peptidase, producing MDKQKHFSPLWLALSAAVGILIGTFYANHFGGNRLNIINSGTNKLNNLLHIVDDQYVDTVNIYDLVEKAMPQLLSELDPHSVYISAKDKQIAEDDLRGSFSGVGIEFVIRKDTLRVQNVIKNGPSDRAGVLAGDKIIEVDDSAFVGKNLTNEEAMHRLKGPKDTKVKLGIVRRGVKGVRYITVTRGEIPMKSVNAVYMLDEKTGYVRIKNFGENTYPELLIALAQLSQDDFENLVIDLRGNTGGYLGSAVQIANEFLPKNRLIVYTEGRRSARQEYRSDGRGSYQNIPLVVLIDEGSASASEILAGAIQDNDRGTIVGRRSFGKGLVQQPIEFNDGSMIRLTIARYYSPSGRCIQKPYTHGQDKNYEEDLMMRYQHGEFFSQDSIKHTGREYKTTNGRIVYGGGGITPDIFVGEDTTAYTSYYKEATMSGLVLQFCYDYTDDYRQELSAYTDRISLEKYLKRQNIVEKFVAYADRQGLKRRNLLIQRSYNLLQRFLISRLIYNVLDEQPWIEYLNAGDPTILRTLKVFEDGEAFPKKE
- a CDS encoding dCMP deaminase family protein, encoding MDSIEKQTKLDERYLRMARIWAENSYCKRRQVGALVVKNKMIISDGYNGTPTGFENICEDENNVSKPYVLHAEANAITKLARSNNNSDGATIYITASPCIECAKLIIQAGIKRVVYGEKYRLTDGIDLLERAGIEVVYLGND
- the aspA gene encoding aspartate ammonia-lyase, which gives rise to MNEQKFRTESDLLGELKVPADALYGVQTQRGINNYHISRKTMSMYHDFIKAIAYVKLAAVETNHTLGVINDEIASAIAQACREIIDGKWHDDFPIDMVQGGAGTSVNMNANEVIANRALEIMGHEKGDYQYCLPNDHCNCGQSTNDVYPTTIRLALIHMNKSLIAALTGLISAFRYKGDEFKDVIKMGRTQLQDAVPMTSGQEFNAYANNLEEEILNLERNVKLLHEINMGGTAIGTGLNAVPGFAKLCAANLSKLTGEAFVSAADLVEATPDTGAYVSYSSALKRLAIKLSKICNDLRLMASGPRCGLNEINLPPKAPGSSIMPGKVNPVIPEVVNQVCFKVIGNDTTVSFAAEAGQLQLNVMEPIITESLFESLIWLKNAIETLTEECVLGITVNRERCLEMVKNSIGIVTALNPYIGYKTSTKVAKEALDTNRSVYDIVLEKGLMTQEALDEALNPRNMLASSRINQTNNK